One window of Thermus antranikianii DSM 12462 genomic DNA carries:
- the trpE gene encoding anthranilate synthase component I, translating into METIRPFRKTLLADLETPVTAYLKLSEKAPVSFLLESVERGRQSRFSIIGVGARRTFRLKDGIFTVNGERVETRDPLRTLYEAVHAPMERHPDLPPFFGGVVGYAAYDLIRYYERLPSLKPDDLGLPDLLFVEPEVVAVFDHLKNLLHLVAPGRGLEEAEARLLWAEKKLKGPLPGVPGERPGGRARFEPDMSREEYLRAVERALEYIRAGDIFQVVLSLRLSSPLTVHPFALYRALRSVNPSPYMGYLDLGEVVLVSASPESLLRSDGRKVVTRPIAGTRPRGRDEEEDRRLAEELLKDEKERAEHVMLLDLSRNDIGRVAAFGTVRVLEPLHVEYYSHVMHLVSTVEGVLAEGKTPLDALASVLPMGTVSGAPKIRAMEIIEELEPHRRGPYGGSFGYLAYDGAMDVALTLRTFVIAKGWMHVQAGAGIVADSVPEREYEECWNKAKALLKAVEMAEEGL; encoded by the coding sequence CCCCGGTGAGCTTTCTTTTGGAGTCGGTGGAGCGGGGAAGGCAAAGCCGCTTTTCCATCATCGGGGTGGGGGCCCGGCGCACCTTCCGCCTGAAGGACGGGATTTTCACCGTAAACGGGGAAAGGGTGGAAACCCGGGATCCCTTGCGCACCCTTTATGAGGCGGTTCATGCTCCCATGGAGCGGCATCCCGACCTGCCCCCCTTCTTTGGGGGGGTGGTGGGGTACGCCGCCTACGACCTCATCCGCTACTACGAGCGCCTGCCCTCCCTCAAGCCCGACGACCTGGGCCTCCCCGACCTCCTCTTCGTGGAGCCCGAGGTGGTGGCGGTCTTTGACCACTTGAAAAACCTCCTGCACCTGGTGGCCCCGGGGCGGGGCCTCGAGGAGGCCGAAGCCCGCCTTCTTTGGGCCGAGAAAAAGCTTAAGGGTCCCTTGCCGGGGGTGCCGGGGGAAAGGCCGGGGGGGAGGGCCCGCTTTGAGCCCGACATGAGCCGGGAGGAGTACTTAAGGGCGGTGGAAAGGGCTTTGGAGTACATCCGCGCCGGGGACATCTTCCAGGTGGTCCTTTCCTTACGGCTTTCCTCCCCTCTTACCGTGCACCCCTTTGCCCTATACCGGGCCCTGAGGAGCGTGAACCCTAGCCCTTACATGGGCTACCTGGATCTGGGGGAGGTGGTCTTGGTTTCGGCGAGCCCCGAAAGCCTCCTCCGCTCCGATGGCCGCAAGGTGGTCACCAGGCCCATCGCCGGCACCCGGCCCCGGGGGAGGGACGAGGAGGAGGATAGAAGGCTTGCGGAGGAGCTTCTAAAGGACGAGAAGGAAAGGGCCGAGCACGTGATGCTCCTGGACCTTTCCCGCAACGACATCGGCCGGGTTGCCGCCTTTGGCACGGTGCGGGTCCTGGAGCCCTTGCACGTGGAGTACTACTCCCATGTGATGCACCTGGTGTCCACGGTGGAAGGGGTGTTGGCGGAGGGCAAGACCCCCTTGGATGCCCTGGCCAGCGTCCTCCCCATGGGCACGGTTTCGGGAGCCCCCAAGATCCGGGCCATGGAGATCATCGAGGAGCTGGAGCCCCACCGCCGGGGACCCTATGGGGGAAGCTTTGGGTATCTGGCCTACGACGGGGCCATGGACGTGGCCTTGACCCTGCGCACCTTCGTGATCGCCAAGGGTTGGATGCACGTGCAGGCGGGGGCGGGCATTGTGGCGGACTCGGTGCCGGAAAGGGAGTACGAGGAGTGCTGGAACAAGGCGAAGGCCCTTTTGAAGGCGGTAGAGATGGCGGAGGAGGGGCTATGA
- a CDS encoding type I restriction-modification system subunit M: MTRAPQTREKLANDIWRACDILRRDNNCGGVMEYVEHLSWLLFLRFLDAQEEEWESQALLAEREYQPVIEKPYRWRDWATKDWPPDELLSFVHGQLIPYLQVLSGTPLRDTIRGVFSERNVIVCASPYNLKDVLSIINSIDFHSQDDIFTVSQVYEELLRRLGNENRLAGEFYTPRPVVRFVVEVTNPQIGETVYDPACGTCGFLAEAYLWMQRQERTLEDHKTLQERTFFGQEKKPVPALLGVMNMVLHGVTAPHILRKNTLEENIRQVVGHYDVILTNPPFGGTEGRHIQQNFPVQSQATELLFLQHIMKKLKPRDGARCGMVVPEGTLFRTGAFAEVKRSLLEEFNLHTIVSLPPGTFAPYSDVKTALLFFERPGPTREIWYYELPLPEGLKKFSRGNPIKDEHFEEARRLWQAWDAYRKGQGSREACLSEHSWIVPVDEIQARGYDLSARNPYRKETEALPPPMEIVASLLEREREILSIMEELDELLGNNTEGAEA; this comes from the coding sequence GTGACAAGGGCGCCCCAAACCCGGGAGAAGCTAGCTAACGACATCTGGCGAGCCTGCGACATACTCCGCCGCGATAACAACTGCGGTGGGGTCATGGAGTACGTGGAACATCTTTCGTGGTTGCTTTTCTTGCGTTTTCTGGATGCACAGGAAGAGGAATGGGAAAGCCAAGCCCTTCTTGCTGAGCGAGAGTATCAACCGGTTATTGAGAAGCCTTACCGGTGGAGGGATTGGGCTACCAAGGATTGGCCACCGGACGAACTCTTGAGTTTCGTCCATGGGCAGCTCATCCCCTACCTTCAGGTGCTAAGCGGTACCCCTTTGCGGGACACGATTCGCGGCGTCTTTTCCGAGCGCAACGTAATCGTTTGCGCATCCCCATACAACCTCAAGGATGTGCTTAGCATCATCAACAGCATTGACTTCCACAGCCAGGACGATATCTTCACAGTATCCCAGGTTTACGAGGAGTTGCTCCGCCGACTGGGCAATGAAAACCGGCTGGCTGGGGAGTTCTACACCCCGCGCCCAGTGGTACGTTTCGTTGTGGAGGTCACCAACCCCCAGATTGGGGAGACGGTGTATGACCCTGCTTGTGGCACCTGCGGCTTCTTGGCGGAAGCCTACCTTTGGATGCAGCGGCAGGAGCGGACCCTCGAGGACCACAAAACCCTTCAGGAACGCACCTTCTTCGGACAGGAAAAGAAGCCCGTACCAGCCCTCTTAGGGGTTATGAACATGGTCCTGCATGGTGTCACGGCGCCTCACATCCTGCGCAAGAACACCTTGGAGGAGAACATACGTCAGGTGGTGGGGCATTACGATGTCATCCTGACCAATCCACCCTTTGGCGGCACCGAAGGGCGGCACATCCAGCAGAACTTCCCCGTGCAGTCGCAGGCTACGGAACTCCTCTTTTTGCAGCACATCATGAAGAAACTCAAGCCCCGTGATGGCGCCCGTTGTGGCATGGTGGTTCCTGAGGGCACGCTTTTCCGCACCGGCGCCTTTGCGGAAGTGAAGCGCTCGCTTCTAGAGGAGTTCAACCTGCACACCATTGTTAGCCTGCCGCCTGGAACCTTCGCGCCCTACTCCGATGTAAAGACTGCCCTCCTCTTCTTTGAGCGGCCAGGACCGACGCGGGAGATTTGGTATTACGAGCTTCCACTCCCTGAGGGGTTGAAGAAGTTCAGCAGGGGCAATCCAATCAAGGACGAGCATTTTGAAGAGGCGCGCAGGCTTTGGCAGGCTTGGGATGCCTATCGCAAAGGGCAGGGTTCTCGTGAAGCCTGCCTCTCCGAGCATTCCTGGATCGTACCGGTGGATGAGATCCAGGCCCGCGGGTATGACCTCTCTGCCCGCAACCCCTATCGCAAGGAAACCGAAGCGTTGCCGCCGCCCATGGAGATTGTGGCCAGCCTGCTGGAGCGCGAGCGGGAGATCCTGAGCATTATGGAAGAACTGGACGAACTCCTCGGCAACAACACGGAGGGAGCCGAAGCATGA
- a CDS encoding queuosine precursor transporter, whose translation MKYLDLIAVLFAAVLLVSNVASTKLVVLGPLTFDGGTLLFPLAYIFGDVLTEVYGYRRSRRVIWLGFFALLLATLTFQGVAALPAPKDEESQRFAQAFGLLLGLTPRIVLGSLLAYFVGEFANAYVLAKLKVKTEGRFFWLRALTSTLVGQGLDTGIFLLVAFYGVFPKEVLWAVFLSNYVFKVGVEALMLPITYGVVGFLKRVEGLDVYDRDTDFNPFRLA comes from the coding sequence ATGAAGTACCTGGACCTGATCGCCGTTCTCTTCGCCGCCGTGCTTTTGGTTTCCAACGTGGCCTCCACCAAGCTGGTGGTGTTGGGGCCCCTTACCTTTGACGGCGGTACCCTGCTTTTCCCCTTGGCTTACATCTTCGGGGATGTGCTCACCGAGGTCTACGGCTATAGGCGTAGCCGCCGGGTGATTTGGCTCGGCTTTTTTGCCCTCCTCCTGGCCACCCTCACCTTCCAGGGGGTAGCCGCCCTCCCCGCCCCCAAGGATGAGGAAAGCCAGCGCTTCGCTCAGGCCTTCGGCCTCCTCCTGGGCCTTACCCCCAGGATCGTCCTGGGCAGCCTCCTGGCCTACTTCGTGGGGGAGTTCGCCAACGCCTACGTCCTGGCCAAGCTTAAGGTGAAGACGGAAGGACGCTTTTTCTGGCTTAGGGCCCTCACCTCCACCCTGGTGGGCCAAGGGTTGGACACGGGCATCTTCCTCCTGGTGGCCTTCTACGGGGTCTTCCCCAAAGAGGTGCTTTGGGCGGTCTTCCTCTCCAACTACGTGTTCAAGGTGGGGGTGGAGGCCCTCATGCTTCCCATCACCTACGGGGTGGTGGGCTTCCTTAAGCGGGTGGAAGGGCTTGACGTCTACGACCGGGACACGGACTTCAATCCCTTCCGCTTGGCGTAA
- a CDS encoding adenylosuccinate synthase has product MPGVAIIGAQWGDEGKGKVVDALAQEADYVIRYQGGANAGHTVVAEGRVFKLNLLPSGVIHPHAVNILGDGMVIDPFRFQEELAALRKEGFNPQVLVSERAHLVLPHHKHVESRHNFVGTTGRGIGPAYSDRARRVGIRAGDLLKEEVLRERVRRLLLEKPNSTREAGWDTEEKALADLYRMREILAPFVADTGSLLREALKRGKRLLFEGAQATLLDLNYGTYPYVTSSHPTVGGILVGTGLNHKAITKVYGVAKAYATRVGEGPFPTELQGELAHYLRERGGEYGTTTGRPRRVGWLDLVALKYACEVNGFDGLAITKLDVLSGLDRVKVAVEYLDGARPGEASPEAVRYLDLEGWGDLSGVRSREDLPPSLRRYLELIEEYTGVPVVLFSTSPRREDTFGAVSWV; this is encoded by the coding sequence ATGCCGGGAGTCGCCATCATAGGAGCCCAGTGGGGGGACGAGGGCAAGGGTAAGGTGGTGGATGCCCTCGCTCAGGAAGCCGATTACGTGATCCGCTACCAAGGCGGGGCCAACGCTGGCCACACGGTGGTGGCGGAGGGGCGGGTCTTCAAGCTGAACCTTCTGCCCTCGGGGGTCATCCATCCCCATGCGGTGAACATCCTGGGGGACGGGATGGTCATAGATCCCTTCCGCTTCCAGGAGGAGCTTGCGGCCCTGAGAAAGGAGGGGTTCAATCCCCAGGTGCTGGTTTCGGAACGGGCCCATCTGGTCCTTCCCCACCACAAGCACGTGGAAAGCCGCCATAACTTCGTGGGCACCACCGGCCGGGGCATCGGCCCCGCCTACTCCGACCGGGCCAGGAGGGTGGGGATCCGGGCTGGGGACCTCCTAAAGGAGGAGGTGTTAAGGGAACGGGTGCGCCGCCTCCTTTTGGAAAAACCCAACTCCACCCGGGAAGCGGGCTGGGACACGGAGGAAAAGGCCCTTGCCGACCTCTATCGGATGCGGGAGATCTTGGCCCCCTTTGTGGCGGACACCGGAAGCCTCTTGCGGGAGGCCCTGAAGCGGGGCAAGCGGCTTCTCTTTGAGGGGGCCCAGGCCACCCTTTTGGACCTCAACTACGGCACCTACCCCTATGTGACCAGCTCCCACCCCACGGTGGGAGGCATCCTGGTGGGCACAGGGCTAAACCACAAGGCCATCACCAAGGTGTACGGGGTGGCCAAGGCCTACGCCACCCGGGTAGGGGAGGGTCCTTTCCCCACGGAGCTCCAGGGGGAGCTGGCCCATTATTTAAGGGAAAGGGGCGGAGAGTACGGCACCACCACGGGCAGGCCCAGGCGGGTAGGCTGGCTCGACCTGGTGGCCCTCAAGTACGCCTGTGAGGTGAACGGCTTTGACGGCCTGGCCATCACCAAGCTGGACGTGCTCTCCGGGTTGGACAGGGTCAAGGTGGCGGTGGAATACCTGGATGGGGCCCGGCCCGGGGAGGCGAGCCCCGAGGCCGTGCGCTACCTGGACCTCGAGGGCTGGGGGGACCTTTCCGGGGTGCGAAGCCGGGAGGACCTTCCCCCATCCTTAAGGCGCTACCTGGAGCTCATCGAGGAGTACACCGGGGTACCCGTGGTCCTCTTTTCCACAAGCCCAAGACGGGAGGACACCTTCGGGGCGGTGAGCTGGGTGTGA
- the trpD gene encoding anthranilate phosphoribosyltransferase produces the protein MEAVKKALLGEVLTEEEAHGLMQAMMAGELSPVQVAGVLTAMALRGETPSEIAAMARAMREAARRIPVSRRPLLDIVGTGGDHKGLLNLSTLGALVAAAGGVAVAKHGNRAASSRAGSADLLEALGVNLEAPPERVGEAIEALGFGFLFARVFHPAMRHVAPVRAELGIRTVFNLLGPLTNPAGADRYVLGVFSPRWLAPMAEALGHLGAKGLVVHGEGADELILGENQVVEVGKGAYTLVPEEVGLEAYPLEALRGGSPAENAELAKRILRGEEKGPHAQGVALAAGAGFYAAGKVATLREGVRLAQEVLASGEAYGLLERYVAFLKG, from the coding sequence ATGGAGGCAGTGAAAAAGGCGCTTTTGGGCGAGGTGCTCACCGAGGAGGAGGCCCACGGCCTCATGCAGGCCATGATGGCTGGGGAGCTTTCCCCCGTGCAGGTGGCGGGGGTGCTCACCGCCATGGCCCTGAGGGGGGAGACCCCCTCGGAGATCGCCGCCATGGCCCGGGCCATGCGGGAAGCGGCCCGGCGTATTCCCGTAAGCCGCAGGCCGCTTTTGGACATCGTGGGCACCGGGGGGGACCACAAGGGGCTTTTGAACCTCTCCACCCTGGGTGCCCTGGTGGCGGCGGCGGGAGGGGTGGCGGTGGCCAAGCACGGAAACCGGGCGGCCAGCTCAAGGGCGGGCTCGGCGGACCTCCTCGAGGCCCTGGGGGTCAACCTGGAGGCTCCCCCCGAGCGGGTGGGGGAGGCCATTGAGGCGCTGGGTTTTGGTTTCCTCTTCGCCCGGGTTTTCCACCCCGCCATGCGCCACGTGGCCCCCGTGAGGGCCGAGCTGGGTATTCGCACCGTGTTCAACCTTCTGGGCCCCCTCACCAACCCTGCGGGGGCCGACCGGTATGTGCTTGGGGTCTTTAGCCCCCGGTGGCTTGCCCCCATGGCCGAGGCCCTGGGGCACCTGGGGGCCAAGGGGCTGGTGGTCCACGGGGAGGGGGCGGACGAGCTCATCCTGGGGGAGAACCAGGTGGTGGAGGTGGGGAAGGGAGCCTACACCCTGGTCCCCGAGGAGGTGGGGCTGGAAGCTTACCCCCTCGAGGCCCTAAGGGGGGGCTCCCCAGCGGAGAACGCCGAGCTGGCCAAAAGGATCCTAAGGGGGGAGGAAAAAGGCCCTCACGCCCAAGGGGTGGCCCTGGCGGCGGGGGCGGGCTTCTACGCGGCGGGCAAGGTGGCCACCCTGCGGGAGGGGGTGCGCTTGGCCCAGGAGGTTCTGGCCTCCGGGGAGGCCTACGGGCTTTTGGAGCGGTATGTGGCGTTCTTGAAGGGGTAG
- a CDS encoding anthranilate synthase component II, translating to MRVLVIDNYDSFTYNLVQYLGELGASPVVWRNDRFALEEVEALNPDRILISPGPCTPLEAGLSLALIGRYAPRYPILGVCLGHQAIGMAFGGKVVPAPVIMHGKVSEIHHDSTGILRGLPNPFPATRYHSLVVEEVPEDLLVNAWVEEAGKKTVMGFRHRQYPTHGVQFHPESYLTEAGKIILKNFLEDPWRQ from the coding sequence ATGAGGGTTTTGGTGATCGACAACTACGATAGCTTCACCTACAACCTGGTCCAGTACCTGGGGGAGCTTGGGGCAAGCCCCGTGGTTTGGCGGAACGACCGGTTCGCCCTCGAGGAGGTGGAGGCCTTAAATCCCGACCGCATCCTCATAAGCCCGGGTCCCTGCACCCCCTTGGAGGCCGGGCTTTCCCTTGCCCTGATCGGCCGCTACGCCCCCCGCTACCCCATCCTGGGGGTCTGCCTGGGGCACCAGGCCATCGGCATGGCCTTCGGGGGCAAGGTGGTGCCCGCCCCGGTGATCATGCACGGAAAGGTGAGCGAGATCCACCACGACAGCACCGGTATTCTCCGGGGTCTTCCCAATCCCTTCCCCGCCACCCGCTACCACTCCCTGGTGGTGGAGGAGGTGCCGGAAGACCTCTTGGTCAACGCCTGGGTGGAGGAGGCGGGGAAGAAAACGGTGATGGGCTTCCGCCACCGCCAGTACCCCACCCACGGGGTGCAGTTCCACCCGGAAAGCTACCTGACGGAAGCGGGTAAGATCATCCTTAAGAACTTTCTGGAGGACCCATGGAGGCAGTGA
- a CDS encoding restriction endonuclease subunit S, whose amino-acid sequence MSEGPYKLPEGWRWVRLGEVADIRYGKAKPEQPGRVPVVGSGGVYALTNIPLVSFPTVIVGRKGSAGEVFLMEEPCWPSDTTFYLVWKVEVIPRWIAAWLQFKKPSPEGTTATLPSLRREDLEAHLVPLPPLPEQRRIVARIEELVGRVQEARRLREGAKQDAERLWQAVLAETFPRPGTELPEGWRWVKLGEVIELKNGKFIRKSELAESGPVRVYGSNGVIGYAPEGKALIDTETLAIGRVGASGVVNWVTPPAWISDNAMYIVELAQDCDIKYLFYVLKQSGLTALAKQGAQPSISQEQVYQLLIPLPPLPEQQRIVAHLEAVQERVRTLREAQAQMEAELRQLERAILERAFRGEL is encoded by the coding sequence ATGAGCGAGGGACCCTACAAGCTCCCCGAGGGCTGGCGGTGGGTGAGGTTGGGGGAGGTAGCGGACATTCGCTATGGGAAAGCGAAACCCGAACAACCGGGAAGGGTCCCGGTTGTTGGCTCTGGTGGGGTATACGCTCTCACGAACATCCCTTTGGTTTCCTTTCCTACCGTTATTGTTGGTCGCAAAGGTAGTGCTGGCGAAGTTTTTCTGATGGAAGAGCCGTGCTGGCCCTCTGACACGACTTTTTATCTTGTTTGGAAAGTTGAGGTCATACCTAGGTGGATTGCTGCCTGGCTTCAATTCAAGAAGCCTTCTCCAGAAGGCACGACGGCAACGCTTCCCAGTCTTCGGCGAGAAGACTTAGAAGCGCATCTTGTCCCCCTCCCCCCTCTCCCCGAACAACGCCGCATCGTGGCGCGGATTGAGGAGCTGGTGGGGCGGGTCCAGGAGGCCCGGCGCCTGCGGGAAGGCGCGAAGCAGGATGCCGAGCGTCTCTGGCAGGCCGTGCTTGCGGAAACCTTTCCCCGCCCCGGCACCGAGCTTCCCGAGGGTTGGCGGTGGGTGAAGTTGGGGGAGGTGATAGAGCTCAAGAATGGAAAGTTTATCCGTAAGAGTGAGCTTGCGGAATCTGGGCCAGTGCGGGTATATGGTTCCAATGGGGTTATAGGCTATGCCCCCGAAGGGAAAGCGCTGATTGATACGGAAACGCTAGCTATAGGGCGTGTTGGTGCTAGTGGGGTGGTTAACTGGGTCACTCCGCCAGCTTGGATTTCTGACAACGCCATGTATATCGTAGAGTTAGCACAAGATTGTGATATAAAATACTTGTTTTACGTTCTGAAACAAAGCGGGCTGACAGCTCTAGCAAAGCAGGGAGCGCAGCCCTCAATCTCGCAAGAGCAGGTTTATCAGCTCCTCATCCCCCTACCCCCTCTCCCCGAACAACAGCGCATCGTGGCGCATCTGGAGGCGGTGCAGGAGCGTGTAAGGACGCTAAGGGAAGCGCAAGCTCAGATGGAGGCAGAGCTTCGCCAGCTTGAAAGGGCCATTTTAGAGAGGGCCTTCCGTGGCGAACTCTAA
- a CDS encoding DEAD/DEAH box helicase family protein has translation MSLNEAETRARLVDPKLKAAGWTDREVNREFWYSTNYLYAPGKILLVGDKARRGKPKRVDYLLRYTDGFPIAVVEAEPEGSPPEAGLEQAKRYAQDLGLAFAYATNGHRILEYDFFTHTSRELTAFPTPKELWERWTLNTGLQQPTPGSLREAPAVYGLPVSGNPLLHPYCPEDRCGKRPHYFQERAVREVILRIMRGQKRILLTMATGTGKTFVALQIVWKLLKSKWLQQRHPERPARVLFLADRVVLRNQAYNTFSPFSTGDSEPRYLIEGEPLSLNRDLYFGIYQTLWSPTEDGRRLYEKFPPDFFDLVIIDECHRSGWGTWREILEHFGSAIHLGMTATPKQDENVDTYAYFCAEEPEIAIDPQDPSRGTWRPPAFQYSLGQGIEDGFLATYKVHRVRTTLDANGLRLEDAIEQGADVFIPEDVEPREIYTTPQFEREITVPDRTRAMVKHLAGLLRRFGPMEKTMVFCVDMEHARLVARLLQDEFGPETGLDNYAVPIVSEEGEEALRWLEAFADSTKKAPVVATTAELLSTGVDVPSCRNIVFMKTISSPVLFKQIIGRGSRLDPATDKYWFRIIDFTGATRLFDQWDRPPGPPPEVPKGPFTARLEGVVVHAHTKELLVGASVSVRMGPNIQQGPIRTDGEGRFVFERLPGGTLTVIVRAPRFAQRELRVDALADETVFVEVSLKPETKSARKIRVEGLQVTIADEAIFTIDATGQQLSLTEYQAYTRQRVRQHAPTLSDLRGIWVDSNRRRRFLEDLRNVSIHPELLAEVEGNTEADAFDLLAHIAFGAPVRTRGERATAFLNREQAFLRRHRAEAREVILELLDKYRAGGIEQLEPEIFGVSPFREWGGAVKLSRWFEGLDGLRMALKEMRERLYPIWEVKQ, from the coding sequence ATGTCTCTCAATGAGGCCGAAACCCGTGCCCGGTTGGTAGACCCCAAACTCAAGGCGGCGGGTTGGACCGACCGGGAAGTTAACCGTGAGTTTTGGTATTCAACCAACTACCTGTATGCACCGGGGAAAATTCTCCTTGTAGGTGACAAAGCACGTCGTGGTAAGCCCAAGCGGGTGGACTACCTTCTGCGCTACACCGATGGTTTTCCCATCGCCGTTGTGGAAGCAGAGCCGGAAGGAAGCCCCCCAGAGGCAGGCTTGGAGCAGGCTAAGCGCTATGCCCAAGATCTAGGGCTTGCCTTTGCCTACGCTACCAATGGGCACCGGATTCTTGAGTACGACTTTTTCACCCACACAAGCCGCGAACTCACGGCCTTTCCTACCCCAAAGGAGCTTTGGGAGCGCTGGACTCTCAATACAGGTCTGCAACAGCCAACCCCTGGGAGCCTAAGAGAAGCGCCCGCCGTGTATGGTCTGCCCGTTTCCGGCAATCCGCTTCTTCATCCCTACTGCCCTGAGGATCGTTGCGGTAAACGGCCCCACTATTTCCAAGAACGCGCTGTGCGCGAGGTCATTCTGCGCATCATGCGGGGTCAGAAGCGCATTCTCCTTACCATGGCTACGGGAACGGGAAAAACCTTCGTAGCCTTGCAGATCGTTTGGAAGCTTCTTAAATCCAAGTGGCTTCAGCAGCGCCATCCCGAGCGGCCCGCGCGAGTGCTTTTTTTAGCGGACCGGGTGGTACTCCGTAACCAGGCTTACAATACATTTTCCCCTTTTTCCACTGGTGACAGCGAGCCCCGGTACCTTATTGAGGGGGAACCTCTTAGCTTAAACCGCGACCTGTACTTTGGTATCTACCAAACCCTTTGGAGCCCCACTGAGGATGGCAGACGCCTTTATGAAAAGTTCCCACCGGACTTTTTTGATCTCGTCATCATTGACGAGTGCCACCGTTCTGGCTGGGGTACCTGGCGGGAAATCCTCGAGCACTTCGGCTCGGCCATTCACCTCGGCATGACCGCTACGCCGAAGCAAGACGAAAACGTTGACACTTACGCGTATTTCTGTGCCGAAGAGCCCGAGATAGCTATTGATCCCCAGGATCCCAGCCGTGGCACATGGCGTCCACCCGCCTTTCAATACAGCCTTGGCCAAGGTATAGAAGATGGGTTTCTGGCCACCTACAAGGTTCACCGGGTCCGCACCACCTTGGATGCCAACGGCTTGCGTTTAGAAGATGCGATTGAGCAGGGGGCCGATGTCTTTATCCCGGAGGACGTTGAGCCCCGGGAAATCTACACTACGCCTCAGTTTGAGCGGGAGATCACGGTACCTGACCGGACCAGGGCCATGGTCAAGCATTTGGCGGGGCTATTGCGGCGGTTTGGACCCATGGAAAAGACCATGGTCTTTTGCGTGGATATGGAGCATGCCCGGTTGGTGGCGCGCCTATTACAGGACGAGTTCGGACCCGAAACGGGCCTGGATAACTATGCTGTCCCTATCGTCTCGGAAGAGGGGGAAGAGGCCCTTCGCTGGCTAGAAGCCTTTGCGGACTCCACCAAAAAGGCTCCTGTGGTGGCGACTACAGCGGAACTGCTTTCCACCGGCGTGGACGTTCCCTCATGCCGAAACATCGTCTTCATGAAGACGATTTCTTCTCCTGTTTTGTTCAAGCAGATCATTGGCCGTGGAAGCCGACTGGACCCCGCAACGGACAAATACTGGTTCCGCATCATTGACTTTACCGGCGCCACACGCCTCTTTGACCAGTGGGATCGTCCGCCGGGACCACCCCCAGAAGTTCCCAAAGGTCCCTTTACTGCCCGGCTGGAAGGGGTTGTGGTTCACGCTCATACAAAGGAACTGTTGGTGGGTGCTTCCGTAAGCGTTCGGATGGGCCCCAATATCCAGCAAGGCCCCATTCGGACGGATGGCGAAGGACGGTTCGTCTTTGAACGCCTTCCCGGAGGGACCCTTACCGTCATAGTCCGTGCCCCACGTTTTGCTCAGCGCGAGCTTAGGGTAGACGCGTTGGCCGACGAGACGGTTTTCGTGGAGGTGTCCCTAAAGCCGGAAACAAAGAGCGCGCGAAAAATCCGGGTGGAGGGACTTCAGGTTACGATTGCCGATGAGGCCATCTTCACCATTGACGCTACCGGGCAACAGCTTTCGCTGACGGAGTACCAGGCCTATACCCGCCAGCGGGTGCGCCAGCATGCTCCCACGCTCTCGGATCTACGTGGGATCTGGGTGGATTCCAACAGGAGGCGACGCTTCCTTGAGGACCTACGCAACGTCAGCATTCACCCCGAGCTTCTTGCTGAGGTGGAAGGGAATACGGAAGCGGATGCCTTTGACCTGCTGGCCCATATCGCCTTTGGCGCTCCCGTGCGCACCCGTGGCGAGCGGGCCACAGCCTTCCTTAATCGCGAGCAAGCCTTCCTCAGGCGGCATCGCGCTGAAGCCCGCGAGGTTATCCTTGAACTGTTGGACAAGTACCGGGCTGGTGGTATTGAGCAGCTTGAGCCTGAAATCTTTGGTGTTTCCCCCTTTAGGGAGTGGGGGGGAGCAGTTAAGCTTAGCCGGTGGTTTGAGGGTCTTGATGGGTTAAGGATGGCTCTAAAGGAGATGAGAGAGCGGCTCTATCCAATCTGGGAGGTGAAGCAGTGA
- the hpt gene encoding hypoxanthine phosphoribosyltransferase produces the protein MFTAGNGPVQIPAEAIEKRVKELGAQIAQDYQGKTPHLICVLNGAFIFMADLVRAIPLPLTLDFISISSYGNAYRTSGEVELLKDLRLPIHGRDVIVVEDIVDTGLTLSYLLDYLEARKPASVRVAALLSKPSRRQVEVPIHYLGFEIEDAYVYGYGLDRAQFDRNLPFITSIRPEEE, from the coding sequence ATGTTCACTGCGGGGAACGGACCCGTGCAAATCCCAGCCGAGGCCATAGAGAAGCGGGTAAAAGAGCTGGGAGCCCAGATCGCCCAGGACTACCAGGGAAAAACCCCCCACCTCATCTGCGTGCTGAACGGAGCCTTCATCTTCATGGCCGACTTGGTCAGGGCTATCCCCTTGCCCCTGACCCTGGACTTCATCTCCATCAGCTCCTACGGGAACGCCTACCGCACAAGCGGCGAGGTGGAGCTTTTGAAGGACCTCCGCCTGCCCATCCACGGCCGGGATGTCATCGTGGTGGAGGACATCGTGGACACCGGGCTCACCCTCTCCTACCTCCTGGATTACCTCGAGGCCCGCAAACCTGCCTCGGTGCGGGTGGCCGCCCTCCTCTCCAAGCCCAGCCGGCGCCAGGTGGAGGTGCCCATCCACTACCTGGGGTTCGAGATCGAGGACGCCTACGTCTACGGCTACGGCCTGGACCGGGCCCAGTTTGACCGCAACCTGCCCTTCATCACTTCCATCCGCCCGGAGGAAGAATGA